ATCCACGACGTGCTGAGCAAGTCGCTCGGGTCGTCGAACACGATCAACATCGTGCACGCCACGGTCGAGGCGCTCAAGCAGCTCGAGGAGCCGCGCGCCGTCGCAGCCCGTCGTGGGCTCGAGCTGGAGCAGGTCGTCCCGGCCCGCATCCTCCGCGCCCAGCGTGCCGAGGCCGACGCGAAGGCAGGTGTCTGATGGCTCAGCTCCGAGTGACGCAGATCAAGTCCAAGATCAGCGAGAAGCAGAACCAGCGCGACACCCTGCGGAGCCTCGGGCTCCGTCGCATCGGTGCCGTGGTGGTCCGTGAGGACAACGCCCAGAACCGCGGGTACGTGAACACCGTGGCGCACCTGGTCAAGGTGGAGGAGATCGACTGATGGCTGAGAAGAACGAGTCGGCCGAGGCGTCCGTGAAGGCGCCCAAGGCCGCACCCAAGAAGACCGCGAAGGTGCCCGCCGCCGCTGCGGCCGCTTCCGCCGAGGCGACCACGGTCGGCTCGACGGAGACGGTCAAGCGCGAGCAGGTCCTCAAGGTCCACCACCTCCGTCCCGCCGCCGGGGCCAAGAAGGCACGCCAGCGTGTCGGCCGCGGTGAGGGCTCGAAGGGCAAGACCGCGGGTCGTGGCACCAAGGGCACGAAGGCCCGCTACACGGTCCGCGTCGGCTTCGAGGGTGGGCAGATGCCGCTGCACATGCGCACCCCGAAGCTCCGCGGGTTCAAGAACCCGTTCCGCGTCGAGTACCAGGTCGTCAACCTGGAGAAGCTCGCCGCGCTCTACCCCGACGGCGGCGACGTCACCACGAGCGACCTGGTCGCCAAGGGTGCCGTGCGCAAGAACGAGAAGGTCAAGGTCCTCGGGGACGGCGACATCTCGGTTAAGCTGACGGTTGCTGTCGACAAGGTCTCCGGCTCCGCTGCGGAGAAGATCGTCGCAGCAGGCGGCTCCGTCAAGTAGCACTTCAGGACGCAACGGCAGGGGCGGTCGGGA
This window of the Clavibacter sepedonicus genome carries:
- the rpmD gene encoding 50S ribosomal protein L30 encodes the protein MAQLRVTQIKSKISEKQNQRDTLRSLGLRRIGAVVVREDNAQNRGYVNTVAHLVKVEEID
- the rplO gene encoding 50S ribosomal protein L15, which translates into the protein MAEKNESAEASVKAPKAAPKKTAKVPAAAAAASAEATTVGSTETVKREQVLKVHHLRPAAGAKKARQRVGRGEGSKGKTAGRGTKGTKARYTVRVGFEGGQMPLHMRTPKLRGFKNPFRVEYQVVNLEKLAALYPDGGDVTTSDLVAKGAVRKNEKVKVLGDGDISVKLTVAVDKVSGSAAEKIVAAGGSVK